In the genome of Daucus carota subsp. sativus chromosome 9, DH1 v3.0, whole genome shotgun sequence, the window CTAGATATTCTGACTATATATGTTACTATGCTTGCTGCAGAACCGGTTCTCACACTAGGTACCATTGAGAGTATAACATGGGAAGATAATTGGACAACTTTGACCAAAGATGGTCGCCCTTCGGCACAATTTGAGCACACAATATTAATTACCAGAACTGGAGCAgaaattttgacaaaatatgaGTAAGATGATCCACGGAAGGAAGTGGTACTGATTTTTGACTATCCTTCCGATATACAGTTCCAACTATAGTCTAACGGGGAGGAAGTAAGAACCTTGCACTACTTTCACGCGTCAAACATAAAGGACTTCTTGCAGCTGTGCTATAGGAAGATTATATTAATTCTGGATCACACTGAAACTATGGTCTAAAAGTAATCCAAGCTGGTTTTGCCTACAGACAAACTAAACGGCCTTCAGAGAATTCTCAGAACTCAGAAAGTGTAGGCGTTACTTAACGTATTTGTGGCTCTTATATATCTAAATTTTGTATTGGGTAGTCAACTAGTtcaatatttatacttatgtaGGCTAGGCTAAAAGATTTAGGGGGaatcaaacatatattatatagttcTTAAGTCCGTCCCTCGGTCATTATTGGCAGAGTGATCATCTGTGAATTCATTGGTTTTAGGTGCAAATGTCGCTTTGTTCATCCAATTATGCGCTTGATTCAGGGATGTATATTTCTGTACCTTTGTAATGTTTATAAGTAAATTCAGGGatgtgattaattttataactaGCAAGTCTATTCATACACTCCTGCTGACTGCTGAGTATGAAGTATATCTGCACTTGTTTTTCTTGGAACTAGCAGGTCTATCCACTAGTACTTATTAGTGCACAGATCGGCAGATCCAAAAATTGTGTCTGAAAACCAACAGGTTCTCGGCGTCCTCTTTTacatgtttcttttctttttgcacCTTATTTCAGGtgcataaaacaaatattgtcggttatagtttttaaaattttgttttagtgTGTAAAAAtttgtagtttatatttatatcataggTGATTCTTATTTTCAGatattaactaaataaatttagATTTACTACAAACCAACGAGGAGTATTTTTATTAACATTAATTCTAATTGTGACAGTATCTCAGCAGCTATTGACAGAAACACTAACTCACAAAAATATGGCAAGTATACTCAATACTGTAGTATGTAAACTCTTGAATTTTTCATTAAACGCCACAATTTACATAATTCTATAATTCTGTCTGTTTTTCTTGCCTCATGAAATACAACTCTActacaaaattcaaaaatacatTATTATGTAAATGAATtcgacataaatattttatttaacacaTTTTAACTACAACACATTTCTAATATAACGATTTACGTATTAGACAAAATCATTATATCACATGAATACGTTTGAGCGTCATAACGCTTGAGATAGTAATTTGTACATCTGACAAAGTCATTTCACATTTTATGCACACGTTCGAACATCATAACGTATAATTGTTCCGACTTTTCCGTAGAGAGAacatagttattatatttttgtacaTTTAATACAAGACATAAGAGTTGTAACATGTAACGctcttttttaaatatagtaATAGTTTCTTTACTGGACTAAATCGTTATAAGTAACGTACATGTACTCGAGTGTGTCGTATTATTTAACAGTTCCAGTATTTCGTTCACTGTATTTAGTATTTTTATAGATGACTCATGCGTTATACCTTTTATCGCTCAGTTTTTCTAGTTCCAGCATTTCGCTCAGTGTGCTTAGTATTTTTATAAAGGACTCATGCGTTATATTTTTTATCGCTCAGTTTTTCAAAAACTGCTAACGTAATGTCATATGTGTATCAGATTATCATACTAAATCAAGAtgaaattttgatgatattttgtaCCAGCTGAATAACATCATtttacataaaatcaaaaacattCACGAAAGCAACATACTCTGTCACTTCCACAACTTTTTCTCAAATCACTTTAGAAGGTGCAGATTTCAGATCCTATGGTACAGGGAAGGATTCTAAATTTTGAGGAAGGATTCAGGTTATATGAGAAATAAATAGTGAtattaaagaaaaagagagaaGTTAAAAGTGATATTAGAGAAATAAAGACGATTTTGGTACGTAGCATTACTCATCTTACCCGACCCGATAAATCCGGGTAATGTCAAATGCCAGCTAGTTTGGAATATTCAAGTGTTTACACGACACTTTGAAACAAAGATTCATCAGTACGCGACGCCCCGACTTTGAACCATCCGTTTTATCCACATAACCGATCTTTCTCTCATCTACCACAATAAATATCCATCTATAAATGTTGCAATCTTTTGCTTCATGATTGTAGTACAAGTTCATTTCTCTGTGACTCCCGGAAGTCTCTATGTTACTAAACGAAGTGTAATTTTCTATGTTATAATTTTGAAACGCGGAATATTTAGAAAGAACTATGATGGTTAACaaaaattgtactgagaattaTGCAGAGAAAGCACAGAGGGATTTGCAGTACATTGAGTGTTTAGAAGAAGAACGTCGCAAGATTCAAGTGTTTCAGCGCGAACTTCCCCTCAGTCTGGACATTGTCTCTCAAGGAATGTTTATTTACGCGTTTTTTTTCCATTTATGTTAGAATGCAGGCTCGTGATCTGTGTTATTGTGATCGGTGATTTGTACTCTTGTAAGATCAGTAATTTGAATATTAAgttcaaaatatttgatttatgtgTTTTTGTCTTGCAGCTATTGAAGCATGCAGAAAAGAGATGAGTTTGCAGGGGAATTCTGAGAGTTATGAACAGACATTTAAAGGAGGGCCTGTTTTCGAAGAATTTATTCCTATGAAAAATGTAATTTCTGATTCTCCAGACGAAAGTGAGCAGCGCGGAGATAATAAGAATGGAAAAAATGTTGTCAGCAGCAGTGATGATTGTAGTAATGATGGATCGACGAAATCAGACTGGCTTAAATCTGTTCAATTGTGGAACCATACCCCAGATCAATCCACTGATAAggtaatcaaaagataaaactaAAGCTAGTGAATTTAATAATTAGACAACTGAcaagtgttttttatttttggtttgaTTATGTTGCAAACACTATATTTTGTAGGATTTAATCAGAGAATTGTCAGTCACCGAAGTACAAAAAAATGGTAGTGCAGAGGCTTTTCAATTTCAACCGGTGAGTTGTGCACAACGACAGGAGGTGACAATCCCCAGAGTGAGTTCTACGACAGAGAGTGGTGGTGGTCGTGGTGGTGGAAGTAGCAAGGCAAGACGGCACTGGTCCCCGGACTTGCATAGGCTTTTCTTGGCTGCCATTGAAGAGCTTGGTGGTGCTTTTGGTATATCAGGAAACTAGATTGAATTTTGCATTTTCATGTtacataaaattgaattaactGGTTTTTTTTATGCAGTGGCTACACCAAAACAAATTAAGGAGAAAATGAAGGTTGATGGGCTTACCAATGATGAGGTTAAAAGCCATTTGCAGGTATagtgtatttttaaattaaggAAATCAAGTTGAATTTGAGACTGTGTATGATACGTAGAAGATCAAATATCTTCCTCCTGTGTATGATATCAGGTCGGATTCGAATCgtgtttgatttaatttaaatatttttgcatGGCATTTTAATCTTGTATATTTTACAACAAGTCTTGTGTATGATATCAGATTGGATTTagtgtttgatttgatttaaatatattgGCATGTCCTCTTAATCTCGTTTATTTTACAATAGAAATATCGTTTTCACGAAAGACCAAGTTCTTCGTCAAGCACTCAAGAGACTCAAACTCAAAGCAACCTTCTCCCTTCACCTCCACCAGCACCTCAGTTTGTTGTACTAGGCGGTCTCTGGGTACCGCCACTGAACTATGCGTGTACAGTCACAGACACTACGATACTGCATTCCGCTCCTGACAGAATTTATGCACCCGAAcctttacgggctcaaacggaCACTATGATACTGCATTCCCCTCCTGACAGAATTTATGCACCCAAGCCTTTGCGGGCTCAACTGCCAGAAAATGTGGCAACACGGCTTCTGCAGAAAAGGAAACGGAGTGATCAGGCCCGTAATCATCATAACGGAAGCTATGGTTCTGATTCCTCGGCTACATCTTCAGATTAATCAATATGTAACTTAATCCCTTGTGTAatctctctttttctttctGCGGGGCAGTGTTTGCGGCAAAGAGATTGATGTtctagatttttatttttcgatGTCACCTTCACATTGTGTTTACTTAGtgaacatttttatttttcgatGTTACCTTCACATTGTGTTTACTTGTGAACATTTCACAACAAGCTAAGTAGGAGAACTTTTATCATCAACACAAAAATAATGCAAATAATGAATATTCCAAACCAGCTGGCATTTGACATTACCCTGATTCGCTGGgtaagaataatttttttttgaataatgcTACTTACCCAAATCTTTTCCCAAATAACGTGGCAAATAAATGAATCTAAGGTTAAGGTTCAGCAAGAAGAGTTCATCAAGGAAGAGACCACGCTAAAGAGTTGCAGCCATTGTGGAGGATGCACCCGAGAATATGAGCTCTCTGATCTCCAGCTTCTTAAAAAAGAGATTGATACTGGGGGTCATATATCATAGCTACAATAGTCTTCAGGAACTCCTTTAGATTTCTGCACATCTGCCGTCTACCTCTGCAGATGCTTATATTTGTGCAATTGgataaaagagagaaattggATTTGTATTTAGCGAAGATAAGTGTCCAaggaaatgaagttacaactcTCCAATAAGTATTCTCTAAAAGCCGGACAATATACAATGAATTAGCACATAAAATTACTTCCACAGTTCTTCCATTGGGATACCACGATCACGAGCAACTTCACTGAATTGTCTCATCTGTTGCACAGCAACAACTGTGGCTCTTGCATTGTTGAGGGCATTGTTACTGCCGAGCTGTTTGCCTAATGCATTCTCAACACCTGCCATTTCAAGAACAATTCTAACAGCACCACCAGCAATCACTCCAGTACCAGGGGATGCAGGTCTAAGCATCACTTTTGCTGCCCCATAATCTCCATCAGCTCTGTTATTTATCCATTCAAGAGAGAAGGAAATAGGTAAATTAGATGTAAATCTATCAAGCACATGAGGTCAAATTGATGACCGAATTTGTCTGCAGTGTTTAACAGACTCTATGTTTTGAGGGCAGCCTTCACCTGATAATAGAGATTTGGCTTGTGCTTGGTACAAGGTATAAGGCAGAGATTCTATAACCTTCTACCGAGCAAAACAATGATGTTATAGAGAAAATGCATCTTTTAACCTACTCCagtaataaattttcaaaacaactTTAAAGATTCAACTCCTTTTTTAACATGCCTATAACTTAGCAATAGATATGTAGTAGTGGAATGTAAAAATTCTCGGTATATTTAGCAACAATATAAGAAGTTCTGTATTTTGATGTTAACAagggtgtatatatataggcagTTCATAAAGTAGGAATTCATCATTTTGAAGTAAGAGATCTTTTGAAAAGTACTggaatttatatttcttttgcacGTAATGATTTTTAAATCAATACTCGGTACAAGTCCTAAAACCCAAACTACTATTGGAATTTAATCTCATCAATTACTAGCCCAAAAGGCCCACATTTTATATAAGAAATATCAACCAACTAATCATCACTGCaaaagaattcagcaaaaatgtGTTTACACTACAGACCGAGCAAAAAGAAACATTCAACTATTTTACCCGGACTTAGGTATGGGTGTCAGAGGCGAGTGCCAATCCAATTCTTATTATTAGAAAGGCTAATATCCTTCGATATGGATCGAAATTGGACATGAGTGCAGGAGCTTGGCATGAAATTTAACACGTAGAATTTATACTCTGAATCCATTTTACCAACTTAAAGTTTGTGTATACTACCAGATAAATCAGATgccataattataatttatacatgTAAACTTCAGCAAAAAACTAGAAGTACCACCCAGAGACAAGTCTTCCATAGATCAGGTTCTCAGTAAAAGAGTTGGTCTCTTATATGCATTTTGAACTGCAGTGCTTGTAGGTAAAGTATCCAGGTTCAATACTCAGATcccacacccatgtcatgtccAATCGACACGGGTATGACTTATGAGGATAAGAATTGAGAGTCTGGGGTATGGATAGGGGTGTAAATGAATAAAACTGTTCGTGAGctactcgagctcggctcgtaaaatattcaataatcgAGCCGACCTCGAGCTCGcgagcttcaaattactcggctcgtaaggttcgcgagcctcatcgagcctctattatttttaatttattattataaatatatttttataaaaatattttatattttatatatttaatcgaatcgaactcgtGCCGAACTGATCATATTTcaagtttttgtcaatatttggtgactcgattccagctttcgagccgaactcgagccttcGAACTGTTTACGAGCCGAGCTTCGAGCTTGAAATTAAAGGCTCGGTCGAATTCGAGCTCGAGCCCCCAACTTTTTaatcgagctcgagccgaacccggcagtgttcgactcggctcggctcgattacatCCCTAGGTATGGACCATCCACCGACTGTCAAAGACTCAAAATCAATAATATCTTTACAACCCTAACTATCATCAAATTTCAGTAAATTATAGCCTAAAGTTTAACAGAAAAAGATGAGCATTCCACAGAAACATTAAACATAAGCATATAAAACCATCCTCCTGCTGTCCTCATATGATATTATAACTCTTATGACCATGCAGTCTAAAGCTCTGAAGCCTAGCAACCTCAATCTTCTCAAATATTTAGTTTGGACTTTTGGCTGAGCATTGCACCTGGACTCCTAGTGATCCACTTATCTATATGAAGAACGAACAGGCTTTGAAGGGGAGGATTAACATATTCATATTAAGCTCTTAGCCTAAAGCACATTATAATAAACTTCAACCATAACTGCCACACTTTAAGCATAACTTCAACAACAATTCAACATTACAACAAAACTCTAATCCTGGCGGATTCACCAGAATTATGAGTTCTCAATTCcagaaaactaaaaatatataccAAAGCCAAGTAAAAACCCCGCCTTTGACATTCTAAAAACAGTAAATCAATCTATTTTCGCCTAAGACCCCCAATATCCTCAAGATCATAACATTCGACATAAACCACAGTGAACAACTAACCAAACCACATTCACAAGAATTTGACATTTTACGAAAACTCACCTGTGAGGAAACGTAGAATACTTCGTCATAGGCACGGTAACGATATTCCTCCGTGCATTGGTAGCCGATTTCTGAACAGCAGCAACAACCTCCTTAGCCTTCCCAACCCCAACTCCAACTTGCCCTTTCTTATCACCCACAACCACCACCGCCCGGAAATGCAATTGCTTCCCCCCTTTGACAACTTTAGTCACTCTCCTCACCTGAATCACCCTCTCATCGAACCCATCTCTCACCTTCTCCTTCTTGATTTTCCCCAATGCCCCAGTCTTCTTCACTTTCGAATCCATCACATATATATCATTCCCCAGCAAAGAAACCCCACTGTAAGCAGGCCCATAAAGCTCTTCATAAGCGGCAGCAATTTCATCCTCTGTTTCTTGAGGCCCATCATCAAATGAGGGTGGGGGTTCATACCCTTCAGGGATTTCTGGCGGGTCGAATGTGGAAACCCCATCTGGGTCATCATTCGCGAAAAAGATTGTGTCTTGGTCTGTTATAGTGGGGGGTTGTTCCTCTTCTTGTTCTTGGGCTTTGATGGGCTTGAGTTTTGTggagagagattgggagagagTGGGGGAGAGGGAGGGGAATTGGGTCTGGGTGAAGAGAGAGAAGCGAGGAGGGGTTGTGTAGAGAGAGAGGGAAGAGAATGTAGAGAGAGAAGATGGTGTTGCAGAGACTGCCATTGGTGATGGTAAAGGCGAGTGTGTCTCTATGTATCCTATCTAAGTCTTATCGGCAGCTCAACTCCCCACTGGGGAGGGAACTGGATAACTGAATATTTTGACATGATTTACAATTGTTTTTAAAACTAACGAATtcgaaatttataatttataattttaataaaaattttaatgtttaatattaataaaataaaacttggtaaaaatatattaaccgaCTTATTATAATTCTtcgaaaatttaatttttacaatattatttcatattataaatccatagtataaactataaatcttttattatcAATATGTAGATATatctttaatattaatatgtgatcatATTCTtcgattaattttaaatcacaaaatccattttctaaataaaaatattattattatgtattaGCATCAAAACAAACCAAATAGAGTAGggtctgaggagactaaaatgTACGCTGAACATGCCCCTACCCCTTGAAGTAGAAGGAGAGCGAGTAAACTCTTAGATTGCTAGAGAATCTCCAATATCTTCTTTATAGTGcctcttaaattgaaatttgaggaTAATGTCATTTTTGCTTGCTCCAATAgcctcttagagcatctccaacagctTCTTAGTTCattcctaaatataatataaaatattagactcctagtaagttaatacaaatttaagagtctcaactccaacaatgttctttatacttgctcttaagttaatattttattcttatttggACTTGTATATGACACACAACTCAAATGTAATTGGAgggaataaatatattattgtaaaaaataagttaagagctctaaagtggctcttaactttgaggaaggtggagagagaaacaagaaaCTCTTAGTAATATAAAGAGCTACTATATAAGAGTCTCTTTGAGCAAAAATTTctttctccctcctcaaatttcaatttaagagctcatttaagagtctcttggagatgctcttagagcatgCTCATAGAGCGTGTTCAATTGTACTCTTAAACcactcttttaaatataataaaatatatggcTCTTAGTGAGTTGAGACATTGAAATAAATGACCAACTCCAATGCAATCCTCTTTATACTTactctttattcatattttaactctctattcatattttattcatataaatgagagagaaaagTGAAAGAGAAAGAAAGGTTAGATATGAAGTGggagaaaaaataatataatattcatgaataaaaaGTTAAATAGATAAACCCAAAGTTAAAAGTTACTAGATGTTCTTTAAAAGAGTAAAGATATAATAggctcttaaattttttaagagTTTTTAGGAGCCTCATTTTTTGATTTGCTCTTTAAATGTAAGGATAAGAGTTTGTCCAAGAGcctcattggagatgctcttaaagaGCCAACTAAGAGCCCACTG includes:
- the LOC108201413 gene encoding transcription factor HHO2-like, yielding MVNKNCTENYAEKAQRDLQYIECLEEERRKIQVFQRELPLSLDIVSQGMFIYAFFFHLSIEACRKEMSLQGNSESYEQTFKGGPVFEEFIPMKNVISDSPDESEQRGDNKNGKNVVSSSDDCSNDGSTKSDWLKSVQLWNHTPDQSTDKDLIRELSVTEVQKNGSAEAFQFQPVSCAQRQEVTIPRVSSTTESGGGRGGGSSKARRHWSPDLHRLFLAAIEELGGAFVATPKQIKEKMKVDGLTNDEVKSHLQV
- the LOC108203107 gene encoding small ribosomal subunit protein uS5c-like, which encodes MAVSATPSSLSTFSSLSLYTTPPRFSLFTQTQFPSLSPTLSQSLSTKLKPIKAQEQEEEQPPTITDQDTIFFANDDPDGVSTFDPPEIPEGYEPPPSFDDGPQETEDEIAAAYEELYGPAYSGVSLLGNDIYVMDSKVKKTGALGKIKKEKVRDGFDERVIQVRRVTKVVKGGKQLHFRAVVVVGDKKGQVGVGVGKAKEVVAAVQKSATNARRNIVTVPMTKYSTFPHRADGDYGAAKVMLRPASPGTGVIAGGAVRIVLEMAGVENALGKQLGSNNALNNARATVVAVQQMRQFSEVARDRGIPMEELWK